A genomic region of Carassius carassius chromosome 27, fCarCar2.1, whole genome shotgun sequence contains the following coding sequences:
- the LOC132106969 gene encoding biogenesis of lysosome-related organelles complex 1 subunit 2-like, with amino-acid sequence MAATGDEAAAMESISKAPVPPTDLTLTAEPEHERESAANDATDNQKAKRSSNNNDGGVETAEEATEPAQPQINELCRDMFDKMAVFLQGELTATCEDYKLLENMNKLSSLKYMEMKDISINISRNLQDLNQKYASLQPYLDQINQIEEQVTALEQAAYKLDTYSKKLEAKFKKLEKR; translated from the exons ATGGCAGCCACGGGTGACGAGGCCGCGGCGATGGAGAGCATCAGTAAAGCCCCGGTTCCCCCGACAGACCTCACCCTCACCGCCGAACCCGAGCACGAGAGAGAGTCGGCCGCGAACGATGCGACAGACAACCAAAAAGCCAAAAGATCCAGTAATAACA ATGACGGAGGAGTGGAGACAGCAGAGGAGGCCACTGAACCCGCTCAACCTCAGATCAATGAGCTCTGCAGAGACATGTTTGACAAAATGGCAGTTTTCTTACAGGGAGAGCTCACTG CAACCTGTGAGGACTACAAACTCCTGGAGAACATGAACAAACTCAGCAGTCTGAAGTACATGGAGATGAAGGACATATCCATCAACATCAGCCGCAATCTACAAGATCTCAACCAGAAAT ATGCCAGTTTGCAGCCTTATCTGGATCAGATTAACCAGATCGAGGAGCAGGTTACGGCTCTGGAACAGGCTGCTTATAAACTAGACACATATTCAAAGAAACTGG AGGCCAAGTTTAAGAAACTGGAGAAGCGGTGA